One region of Arvicola amphibius chromosome 3, mArvAmp1.2, whole genome shotgun sequence genomic DNA includes:
- the LOC119809276 gene encoding olfactory receptor 7G1-like, with protein sequence MNFLQNKNAVSEFLLLGLTDDPQLQLLVFSLFLCIYLVTVLGNLLIILAVISDIHLHTPMYFFLCSLSINDICLSTNTIPKMLINLITQNQSISYTSCLIQVWFVLVFTGLENCLLAVMAYDRYVAICHPLRYSTIMNPFWCVLMVLFSLILSFMFGLLHTVMVLHLSFCSDIKIPHFFCELAQLLKLACSDTLVNNILVYFASCVFGGIPISGIIFSYTHIVSTVIRMPSTGRRYKTFSTCGSHVSVVSLFYGTILGVYISSAVTNSPKKTVVASVMYSVVPQMLNPFIYSLRNKDMKEALRKLSSSVGAALRWHSNSTKK encoded by the coding sequence CTGTTTCAGAGTTTCTTCTCCTTGGGCTAACTGATGATCCTCAACTCCAGTTGCTTGTCTTCAGTCTCTTCCTATGCATATATCTGGTCACTGTACTAGGAAACCTGCTTATCATCTTGGCTGTCATCTCtgacatacacctacacacacctatGTACTTTTTTCTCTGTAGTCTTTCCATTAATGACATTTGCTtaagcacaaacacaataccaaaGATGCTCATAAACCTCATAACTCAGAATCAAAGCATATCTTACACATCTTGTCTTATACAAGTTTGGTTTGTGTTGGTTTTCACTGGACTGGAAAACTGTCTCCTTGCTGTgatggcctatgatcgctatgtGGCCATTTGTCACCCTCTGAGGTACTCCACAATCATGAACCCTTTTTGGTGTGTCCTGATGGTTTTATTCTCTCTGATCCTTAGCTTTATGTTTGGTCTCTTGCACACTGTGATGgttttacatttgtctttctgcagTGACATTAAAATACCTCATTTCTTCTGTGAACTTGCTCAATTACTTAAACTTGCATGCTCTGATACACTCGTTAATAACATCTTGGTATATTTTGCATCATGTGTATTTGGTGGCATTCCTATCTCTGGGATAATTTTTTCTTACACTCACATTGTATCAACAGTTATAAGAATGCCATCAACAGGAAGAAGATATAAAACATTTTCCACTTGTGGCTCTCATGTGTCAGTTGTCTCACTGTTTTATGGTACAATTTTGGGTGTGTATATCAGTTCTGCAGTTACTAACTCTCCTAAAAAGACTGTAGTGGCTTCAGTGATGTATTCTGTAGTCCCTCAGATGCTGAACCCTTTTATCTACagtctgagaaacaaagacatgaaggaAGCCCTGAGGAAATTAAGCTCAAGTGTGGGGGCTGCTTTACGATGGCATTCAAATTCGACTAAAAAATAA